The Sphingopyxis sp. YR583 DNA segment GCAAGCCGCAGACCCTGCACGGACTGCAATGGATCATCGCGGCGGCCGCGCTGACCTATACGCTGGCGCAGGCCGACTATATCTGGGCGCGCGACGGTTCGACCGCCTATAACCGGATGGCGCCCGTCGGCGCGCCCTTCACCTCCGCAACCCGTCAGACCGGTTTCCTGACGCTTGCCGACGGCAAGCGCAATGTGATGATCGTCGTGGTCGAGGCGATGGGGCTTCCCACCGAGGCGACGCTGCGCGAGCGGCTCGACGCGATCTGGACGCGCCCCGAACTGTCGGAGCGGTTCGCGATCAGCCAGGGCAGCACGACCTTCTATAATTCGACGACCAAGGGCGAGATTCGCGAGCTATGCCAGCGCTGGGGCGACTATGGGGAAATTACCGGTCCCCAGCCCGATTGCCTGCCCGCCATATTGGCGCGGCGCGGCTATCGGACGCACGCCTTCCACGGCTTTTCGCCGAAATTCTTCGATCGCGACCAATGGTATCCGCTGATCGGTTTCGAACAGACGAGCTTTCGCGATACGATCGAGGCCGAGGGCGCGGGGCATTGCCCCAATGTCTTTCCCGGCGCGTGCGACCGCGACATCCCGCGCCTGATCGGGCGCGATCTGGCCGCGGCAAAAGAGCCGCAGTTCATCTATTGGCTGACGCTCAATTCGCACCTGCCGGTCGTTGCCAACGCCGAGCTGCGCACCGAGAATTGCCGTCAGCTCGGCGCCGTTCTCGATAGCGACTATCCGCAGGTCTGCCGTCTTTTCGCGGTCTGGGACGATACCGCCGCGGCGCTCGCCGCGATGGCGAGCCGGCCCGATTTCCCGCCCACGGACATCCTCATCGTCGGCGATCATATGCCGCCCTTTACCCAGCAGAAAAGCCGGCTGATGTTCGACAGCGCAAAGGTGCCGTGGGTGCTGCTGCGCTATCGCCCGTCGCGCGCAGCGACATAAGCCGCCCACAGGTCGGGGCGGCGCGCCCTTGTATCGCGCTCGGCCTGCTCGCGGCGCCAGGCGGCGATCTTTTTGTGGTCGCCCGATCGCAGCACATCGGGAATATCCTGTCCCTCCCAACTTACCGGGCGGGTATAGTGCGGATATTCGAGCAGCCCCTGCTCGAACGATTCATCGTCGCCGCTCGCCGCCGCGCCCATCACGCCGGGGAGCAGCCGGATGCAGGCGTCGAGCAGCAGCAGCGCGCCCATTTCGCCCCCCGACAGGATGATGTCGCCCATCGACACCTCCTCGATCGCGCGCGCAGCGAAGATGCGCTCGTCGAACCCCTCGAAGCGGCCGCAGAGAATGATCGCGCCGGGACCGGCCGAAAGAGAGCGCACGCGCGCCTGCGTCACCGGTGCCCCGCGCGGCGTCATGGCAAGGATCGGCAAGCCCGGATGCGCCGCGACGGCATGGTCGATCGCCGCGCCTAGCACATCGGCCTTCAGCACCATGCCCGCACCGCCGCCCGCGGGCGTGTCGTCGACGGTACGGTGCTTGTCGGTCGCGAAATCACGGATCTGCACCGGCGCGCAATGCCATGTGCCGCTTTCGAGCGCGCGCCCCGCCATGCTGTGCCCCAGCGGGCCGGGGAACATGTCGGGATAGAGGGTCAGGGGGACAGCAGTGAAGGTCATGATGGCGGCTCCCATACCGCGTCGGGGAGCAGGTGGCGATCCTTCTCGATCTCCGCATGCAGCCATTCGCGGAAGCGTTCGATCTTGCGCACCCCCACCCGATTGTCGCGGTGGACGAGCCACATGCCCGACGTCGCCGACACATAGAATGTGTCGAAGGGCTGGACCATGCGGCCGCTCGCGAGTTCGCCCTGCCAGTAGAGCGGGGTCATCATCGCGACGCCGAAGCCCGCCTGTACCGCGCTCCCTTCCTGCAACTGGCTGTCGAGTTCGATCCCGCGGCGCGACGGCACCAGCGGCGTTTCGACGCCAGCAAGGGTGAACCAGTCGGCCCACCAGCTATCGTTCGGCGCGAGCCGCTGGACGCGCAGCAGGTCGGCGGGTTCGCTTATGCCATGCTCTTCGATAAACGCCGGCGAGGCGATCGGCGCGAGATATTGGCGCATCAGGAAATCGGCGCGCAGCCCGGGCCACACACCCCGGCCGATGCGGATCGCGACGTCGACGTTCGAGGCGTCGAAGTCGACCAGATCGTTGCTCATCGCCATGCGCACCGCGAGCTCGGGATATTGGAGCTGGAAGCTGCCGATGCGCGCGCTGAGCCAGGTGCCGCCGAAGCTGGTCGAGGCGTTGATCGTCAGCACATCGGCCTCGTCGCTGCCGAGCGCGGCGAAGGCATCGCCCATCGTCGCGAAGGCGTTGCTGATCGCGGGGAGCAGCCGTCGCCCGGTTTCGGAGAGGCGAACCCGCCCCTTTTCGCGCACGAAGAGCGCGCGTCCGAGCCGGTCCTCCAATTGGCGGATTTGATAACTGACCGCCGCCTGCGTCAGTCCCAGCTCTTCGGCGGCGCGCGAAAAATTCTGCAAACGACCGGCGACTTCGAAGGTGCGTATGGCAGCGAGGGGCGGCAGGCGGGACATACGACCTTATAAGTCAGCCTTATATCATGGTCTACGCCTTTTGTTGGCGGCGCGGCGCCAATGGGCGCATTCAGGCTGTACCGAAGCGAAAGGAGATGAACGATGAAAGACGAGCAGTTCATGCGCGTTTGGAATGACGGTCATGATCATTTCAGCGCCGATATCGCCCGCGGCCTTCACTGGCTCGCGACCCCGTTCCGCCGCCTCGGCGAATGGATCGCCCTGCCGAGCGCGCCCGGCGAAGACAGCGCCTTTACCCGCGTCGCCCAGCGCTGCGGCGTCCGCCCGCGCCGGGCACGATAATTTCCCTGTCCGTCCCCTAGGGTCAGGGTGAAACGGGGTGAGGCTGTCCCTTGCATAAAGCCTCACCCCGTCGACATTATCGCGCCTCGGGCGGGACGACGCGTAAGCGTAGCGCCTGGATCGTCGCTGGTGTCGTTGGCGCGAGCAGCAATTGCCCGTCGAGCTTTCCCTTTTCGCAGTTGAGGCGAAACGCACTCGACATCGCGCCGGTTGGCGCCAGCGGTTCGTCGGTCGGGCATTCGCCGACCTCGGCCTTCAGCTTGGCGAATTCGACCTTCCAGTTATCGGCCGAGCGGTCGAGCAGGAAGTTCATCGCGAGCCGGCCCTGAAGCGGACCGACATCGCCCGCAGCATAGGCCGCCTTCGCCGCCGCATAGGCGTCCGCGACCGCCGGCGACACGGGGATCGCACGCGCCTCGAGCAGCCCCGCCTTGTCCAGCGCGACCGCGGTGTCCCATGCCGGGCCCGACGGACCGGCATAAGTGCGGTTCGACAGCGCGAACACCCCGACGCCATGATCGGGCATCAGCATCACATGGCTGCCATAACCCGGATAGCCGCCGCCATGCGCGAGCGTGAGGCCGAGGTCGCAATCCTGTGCGACGCGCCAGCCCATGCCATAGGCGGCGGCCTGTTTGCACGCGGTCGCGCCGCTGGCGCCGATGCGGTTCGTGACCGAGACGAAGTTCGATCCCTGCGCGATCTCGCGTACCGTCGACCGCTTGACCGGGCCATTATCGGCATCATCGCGCGCGGGCCATGCCGAGAGCAGGAAGGCGACCCATTTGGCATAATCGTTGGCGCTGACCTGCAACCCGCCCATCGCATTGAACGCGCCATCGACCATCTCGGGCTCGGCGGTCCATTTGTCATTTTCCCAGCGATAGCCGAGCGCATAGCGCGTCTTCGGAGCCTTCGGCGCGTCGAAGCCGCTGCTCGTCATGCCGAGCGGGGTCAGGATCGTCTTCTGGACATAATCGGTATAGGCCATGCCCGACGCATTGGCGACGATGCGGCCAAGCAGCGCATAGCCGAAGTTCGAATATTCATGTTGGCTCTGCGGCACGCGACTGAACGGCACGCCCGTCGCGATCATTTTGGTGAAGTCGTCCTGCGGCAGCACCTGCTGCCGGTCGCCCCACGGATCGTCGGTAACGAAGCCGCCGACATGCTGGAGCAAATCCCTGACCCGTATGCGCGGGCTGTCCTTGGTCGGATAGGTCCAGCCCCTCATTTCGGGCACATATTGTTCGGCAAGATCGTCGAGGCGGAGTTTGCCGTCGTCGCGCAGTTTGAGGATCGACAGCGCGGTGAACGCCTTGGTCATCGAGGCGATGCGGAACAGGCTGTCGGGCGTGACGGCGCGCTTGTCGGCGATGTTCTGGACGCCGATGCCCTTCACATAGGCGAGCTTGCCGTCCTCGACGACGCCGTAGACGAGGCCGGGGATATGCTGCTCGGCCTGGAATTTCGCGAAGAGCGCATCGATTTCGGGGGCGAGCTGGTCGAGCGCCTTGGGGGCGTCCTGCGCCTGCGCAGGTGACGACACGGCCAAAATAGCCGCGAAAGCAAAAGCCGATCTCGAACGCATCACGATTCTCCACAAGCAAGCTGGACGAGTCCGGCTGCGACATCACCCGAACCTGATCCGGGGTGGCGCGCTCGCGGTCAAGCCTCGCGTTGATCGCCATCGCCGGGAAACCGGAAACCCGGGCCGTGTCCGGGCAATGACAGGGCATCCCCAAATTACCCGGGCTTGCTTTGGCGGGCGATATCAGCAGGGTGGCCGCGCGCCGACCGGGCGCACGGGGGACCAGACATGCGAAAATTCATTTGCGCGATAGTGGCGGTATCGACGCTGGGCGTGGCGGCGCCAGCGGCGGCCGAATGGACCCGGCTTACCGACGACGACCGCGGCGTGTTTCATTATTACGACCCGGCGACGGCGAAGCGGAGCGGACCGCTCGTGCAATATCGCTCCCGCGCGGACGGACGTAACGCCACACTCGACGAAGACGAACCGCCGCTGAGCGTTATGCTGGAAGAAATGGATTGCAAGGGCAACCGGATGCGGCCGATCGAGATCATCGATTATGACGCGAGCGGCGCAGAGATCCAACGTTTCGACATGAGCGACGAGGAACATTGGTTCGATATCGCGCCCGATTCGATCGCGGCGCGGAAACGAGAGACACTCTGCCGCTAAGCCGACGCTAGTCCGCGTCGGCAAAGGCCTGGGCGACGACCAGCCGTTCGGCGTTCCATTCGGGCACCGCCTCGACACGCATCGGCACCATGAAACGCTTGCCGGTCGGGCGTTCGATTTCGACGATGTCGCCGGCGCCGAAATTGTCGATCGCGACAACGGTGCCGATCGCGCTGCCGTCGGTCGATACGCACGGCAAGCCGAGCAGGTCGTGATGGTAATATTCGCCCTCGCCAAGCGCCGGCAATGCCGAGCGCGGGACGGTAAGCACGGTGCCGCGGAGCGCCTCGGCGGCGCTGCGGTCGTTGACCTCGGCAAAGGTCGCGACCGCGCCCTGATTGGCGGGGCGCACCGATTTGAGCGTGAGCTTGCGGTCGCCCGCATCGAAAACGGAAAAGGCGCGGAGAGCCTCCGCGCCTTCGCCAAACAGCTTGAGACGCACCTCGCCCCGTACCCCGTGCGCGCCGGCGATGGCGGCGAGGGTGACGGGGCGATTCGCGTCGGCCAAGGTTTAGCCTTCGGCCTTTTCTTCGCCAGCTTCGGCGGCCGGAGCTTCTTCGGCTTCGGCAGCGACCGGGCCGCCTTCGGCGACTTCTTCGGCGATCGCGGTCGCGTCGTCGGCGGTCGCGTCGGCCGGGGTTTCGTCGGCGACGGCTTCGGCAACGGCTTCGGCGGTTTCTTCGCTCTTCACCGAGCCGGTTGCGTCCGATTCAGCGGCTTCGGGAGCGGCAGCTTCTTCAGCGGCGGGCGCTTCGGGTTCCGGGGCCGGTGCGGCGGCAGCGGCGGCTGCGGCTTCTTCGGCGTCAGCCAGCTTCTGGGCCTTTTCCTCGGCGCGTTCCTTGGCCTTTTCACCCGGAACAGCCTTGTTCGGGTTGTTGCGCGCGGCGCGTTCGAGGACGCCAGCGGCGTCGAGGAAGCGAGCGACGCGGTCGGTCGGCTGCGCGCCAACCGAAACCCAATGCTTCGCACGGTCGGCGTCGAGCTTCACGCGCTCGGGATTGTCCTTGGCGAGCAGCGGGTTATAGCTGCCGATACGCTCGATGAAGCGGCCGTCGCGCGGGCTGCGCGAGTCAGCAACGACGATCTTGTAATAAGGACGCTTTTTCGAACCGCCGCGTGCGAGGCGAATGGAGGTTGCCATGAGTAATTCCTTCTTTCTAATTCAAATTCGAGTTGTCGGTTAAAATCACTTTTTCTTATTCATCAGATTCGCGAGTTCGGGCGGGATCGATCCGCCGCCACCGAGACCGGGGAGGCCACCGCCCATTCCGCCCATTCCGGGAATGCCGCCGCCCTTGCCGAACAGCGCGCCGAGGCCCTTGAGCCCGCCCATCTTGCGGATCTTCTTCATCGCGCTGGCCATTTCCTGGTGCATCTTCAGCACCTTGTTGACCTGCTGCACCGTGGTGCCCGAGCCATTGGCGATACGGATCTTGCGCTTCGCGGTCAGGATTTCGGGCTTCGCGCGTTCCTTGGGGGTCATCGACCCCATGATCGCGTCGAAGTGGATGAGCATCTTGTCGTCGGCGGCGCCGGCGGCCATCTGCGCCTGCGCCTTCTTGATCCCGGGGATCATCCCGGCGAGCGCGCCGAGGCCGCCCATGCGGCGCATCTGATTGAGTTGCGTGCGGAGGTCGTTGAGGTCGAACTGGCCCTTGGCCATCTTCGCCGCCATCGCCTCGGCCTCTTCGGCCTGGATCGTTTCGGCGGCGCGTTCGACGAGGCTGACGACGTCGCCCATGCCGAGGATGCGACCCGCGATGCGCGAGGGCTGGAAGAGTTCGAGCCCGTCGAGCTTTTCACCTGTACCCGCAAACTTGATCGGCTTGCCAGTGACGGCGCGCATGCTGAGCGCGGCACCGCCGCGCGCGTCGCCATCCATGCGCGTGAGCACGACGCCGGTGAGCGGCACCTGATCGGTGAAGCGCTGTGCGACCTGCACCGCGTCCTGACCCGTGAGGCTGTCGACGACGAGCAAAGTTTCGGCGGGGTTCGCGGTACGCGACACCGCCTGCATCTCGTCCATCAGCTGCTGATCGACGTGGAGGCGGCCCGCGGTATCGAGCATCAGGACGTCATAGCCCTGAAGCTTTGCCGCCTGCATCGCGCGCTGCGCGATCTCGACCGGCTGCTGACCCGCGACGATCGGCAGCGTCGCGACGTCGATCTGCGTACCGAGGACGGCAAGCTGTTCCTGCGCAGCGGGGCGATTGACGTCGAGCGACGCCATCAGCACCTTCTTGCGCTCCTTGTCCTTCAGCCGCTTCGCGATCTTCGCGGTCGTGGTGGTTTTACCCGAGCCCTGAAGGCCGACCATCATGATGACGGCAGGCGGGGTGACGGCAAGGTCGAGCTCGGCGGTTTCCGAACCGAGCATTTCGGTCAGCGCGTCGCTGACGATCTTGACGACCTGCTGCCCCGGGGTGACCGAGCGCAGGACATTCTGGCCGATCGCGAGATCGGTGACCTGATCGACGAAGCTGCGCACCACGGGCAGCGCGACGTCGGCCTCGAGCAGGGCGATTCGCACTTCGCGCATCGCGGCGCGCACGTCGTCCTCGGTCAGCGCACCGCGGCCGCGGAGCTTCCCGAAAACATCGCCAAGCCGATTGCTCAGACTGTCGAACATGCGCCTCAAATCCTTGTTTTCGACGCCCGCAACGCAAAACACGCCGGTGAGCGAAACCTCGCCAACCAGCGGTATCCGTGGACAGGTTTTCCGTCGCGGATGTCGATATGCCCGAACGCAAAATGCGCGCGAACGCGGCGGCCAATACACATTTATGCCCATATAGGCAAGCAAGCGCCGATGCGGCCCACTTAACCCAAATTTCACCGCTTTGCGCCCATAGAGCGCATGAGGGTGGGAAAAATTCATATGACAGCGACGCCGAAGCCATTCGACCGAAGCGAGGGCGCCAAACGCGATATCATAGCCGGCGGCATCGTTGTCGCCGCAATCCTGCTGTTCGTGGGGACGGGCAGCAATGTGATGCAGGCGGCGGTGCGTGCGCTGATCGGCATCGGCGGCGGCCCCGATCGCGCGCTCGCCACCGCACTCGTGCTCAACGTCGCGCTGATCCTGTTCGGCTGGCGCCGGTACAAGGATCTGAACCGCGAAATCCGCGAACGCACCGAGGCCGAACAGCGCGCGCGCTACCTGGCCGACACCGACCCGCTGACCGGCTTCCTCAACCGCCGGGCGCTGCTGTCGGCCGGGCAACGGATGATCGCCGGCGCAGTCGCCGAAAAGCGTCAGGTCGCGCTGTTCCTGCTCGACCTCGACCATTTCAAGACGGTCAACGACATTCACGGCCATGCCGCGGGCGACCGGGTGCTGCAGGTCGCCGCCGAGCGCATTTCGGCCGTTCTGCCCCCCAATGCAACGAAAGCCCGGCTCGGCGGAGACGAGTTCGTCGCGATGCTGGCCTTTGAACCGGCGGCGCGCGCCGACATCGACGCGCTCGCGGCCGAACTGGTCGCCGAACTCGACAACAAGGTCGTGCACGACGCGCAGCAGATCCGGATCGGCGCTTCGCTGGGCATCGCGCTCGCGAACGATGTCGGCATGACGATGGAAACGATGGTCCGTCAGGCCGACATCGCCATGTATCATTGCAAGGACGAAGGCCGGAACCGCTTCTGCTGGTTCGAAGCCGGAATGGAGATGGCCGTGCAGGTTCGCAACCAGATCGAAACCGGCATTCGCGACGGCATGCCGCGCGGCGAGTTCATCCCGCATTTCGAGCCGCAGGTCGATATCGCCAGCGGCCGGCTGCTCGGTTTCGAAATGCTGATGCGCTGGGAATCGCCCGAATATGGGATGATCCCGCCCGAACGTTTCATTCCGGTCGCAGAGGAAAGCGGCCTG contains these protein-coding regions:
- a CDS encoding serine hydrolase domain-containing protein, with amino-acid sequence MRSRSAFAFAAILAVSSPAQAQDAPKALDQLAPEIDALFAKFQAEQHIPGLVYGVVEDGKLAYVKGIGVQNIADKRAVTPDSLFRIASMTKAFTALSILKLRDDGKLRLDDLAEQYVPEMRGWTYPTKDSPRIRVRDLLQHVGGFVTDDPWGDRQQVLPQDDFTKMIATGVPFSRVPQSQHEYSNFGYALLGRIVANASGMAYTDYVQKTILTPLGMTSSGFDAPKAPKTRYALGYRWENDKWTAEPEMVDGAFNAMGGLQVSANDYAKWVAFLLSAWPARDDADNGPVKRSTVREIAQGSNFVSVTNRIGASGATACKQAAAYGMGWRVAQDCDLGLTLAHGGGYPGYGSHVMLMPDHGVGVFALSNRTYAGPSGPAWDTAVALDKAGLLEARAIPVSPAVADAYAAAKAAYAAGDVGPLQGRLAMNFLLDRSADNWKVEFAKLKAEVGECPTDEPLAPTGAMSSAFRLNCEKGKLDGQLLLAPTTPATIQALRLRVVPPEAR
- a CDS encoding surface-adhesin E family protein, with product MRKFICAIVAVSTLGVAAPAAAEWTRLTDDDRGVFHYYDPATAKRSGPLVQYRSRADGRNATLDEDEPPLSVMLEEMDCKGNRMRPIEIIDYDASGAEIQRFDMSDEEHWFDIAPDSIAARKRETLCR
- the ffh gene encoding signal recognition particle protein translates to MFDSLSNRLGDVFGKLRGRGALTEDDVRAAMREVRIALLEADVALPVVRSFVDQVTDLAIGQNVLRSVTPGQQVVKIVSDALTEMLGSETAELDLAVTPPAVIMMVGLQGSGKTTTTAKIAKRLKDKERKKVLMASLDVNRPAAQEQLAVLGTQIDVATLPIVAGQQPVEIAQRAMQAAKLQGYDVLMLDTAGRLHVDQQLMDEMQAVSRTANPAETLLVVDSLTGQDAVQVAQRFTDQVPLTGVVLTRMDGDARGGAALSMRAVTGKPIKFAGTGEKLDGLELFQPSRIAGRILGMGDVVSLVERAAETIQAEEAEAMAAKMAKGQFDLNDLRTQLNQMRRMGGLGALAGMIPGIKKAQAQMAAGAADDKMLIHFDAIMGSMTPKERAKPEILTAKRKIRIANGSGTTVQQVNKVLKMHQEMASAMKKIRKMGGLKGLGALFGKGGGIPGMGGMGGGLPGLGGGGSIPPELANLMNKKK
- the rimM gene encoding ribosome maturation factor RimM (Essential for efficient processing of 16S rRNA) — encoded protein: MADANRPVTLAAIAGAHGVRGEVRLKLFGEGAEALRAFSVFDAGDRKLTLKSVRPANQGAVATFAEVNDRSAAEALRGTVLTVPRSALPALGEGEYYHHDLLGLPCVSTDGSAIGTVVAIDNFGAGDIVEIERPTGKRFMVPMRVEAVPEWNAERLVVAQAFADAD
- a CDS encoding LysR substrate-binding domain-containing protein, with amino-acid sequence MSRLPPLAAIRTFEVAGRLQNFSRAAEELGLTQAAVSYQIRQLEDRLGRALFVREKGRVRLSETGRRLLPAISNAFATMGDAFAALGSDEADVLTINASTSFGGTWLSARIGSFQLQYPELAVRMAMSNDLVDFDASNVDVAIRIGRGVWPGLRADFLMRQYLAPIASPAFIEEHGISEPADLLRVQRLAPNDSWWADWFTLAGVETPLVPSRRGIELDSQLQEGSAVQAGFGVAMMTPLYWQGELASGRMVQPFDTFYVSATSGMWLVHRDNRVGVRKIERFREWLHAEIEKDRHLLPDAVWEPPS
- a CDS encoding sulfatase-like hydrolase/transferase, with amino-acid sequence MLYMNAIKPLASRAFAPAGGVGLAAFLNWALCWIILPNLPFLPITVMGGPMRASEIMLCGAVGFAASWFGYWVRLTAFFGLLFYLTLVFIANMFNMHISMILSVIALVLDLRPAASPEYMVGGGLLILVLAFAARQLRKPQTLHGLQWIIAAAALTYTLAQADYIWARDGSTAYNRMAPVGAPFTSATRQTGFLTLADGKRNVMIVVVEAMGLPTEATLRERLDAIWTRPELSERFAISQGSTTFYNSTTKGEIRELCQRWGDYGEITGPQPDCLPAILARRGYRTHAFHGFSPKFFDRDQWYPLIGFEQTSFRDTIEAEGAGHCPNVFPGACDRDIPRLIGRDLAAAKEPQFIYWLTLNSHLPVVANAELRTENCRQLGAVLDSDYPQVCRLFAVWDDTAAALAAMASRPDFPPTDILIVGDHMPPFTQQKSRLMFDSAKVPWVLLRYRPSRAAT
- the trmD gene encoding tRNA (guanosine(37)-N1)-methyltransferase TrmD translates to MTFTAVPLTLYPDMFPGPLGHSMAGRALESGTWHCAPVQIRDFATDKHRTVDDTPAGGGAGMVLKADVLGAAIDHAVAAHPGLPILAMTPRGAPVTQARVRSLSAGPGAIILCGRFEGFDERIFAARAIEEVSMGDIILSGGEMGALLLLDACIRLLPGVMGAAASGDDESFEQGLLEYPHYTRPVSWEGQDIPDVLRSGDHKKIAAWRREQAERDTRARRPDLWAAYVAARDGR
- a CDS encoding putative bifunctional diguanylate cyclase/phosphodiesterase; the protein is MTATPKPFDRSEGAKRDIIAGGIVVAAILLFVGTGSNVMQAAVRALIGIGGGPDRALATALVLNVALILFGWRRYKDLNREIRERTEAEQRARYLADTDPLTGFLNRRALLSAGQRMIAGAVAEKRQVALFLLDLDHFKTVNDIHGHAAGDRVLQVAAERISAVLPPNATKARLGGDEFVAMLAFEPAARADIDALAAELVAELDNKVVHDAQQIRIGASLGIALANDVGMTMETMVRQADIAMYHCKDEGRNRFCWFEAGMEMAVQVRNQIETGIRDGMPRGEFIPHFEPQVDIASGRLLGFEMLMRWESPEYGMIPPERFIPVAEESGLIGELSLQVIREAMEIAKRWDPSIMLAVNISPQQLKDPWFSQKLTKLLVETGFPAAQLEVEITESSLFENLPLVRSIVTSLKNQGVSLSLDDFGTGYSSLSHLRALPFDRIKIDRSFIAAMRGSPDAQAIVVAIVRLGESLAMPITAEGVEDEATAIELTRLGCSKGQGWFFGRAASAADTDRLLADRGLLRAPLVPPAGPDTSEDAPLRKTA